One genomic window of Mogibacterium diversum includes the following:
- a CDS encoding DUF3343 domain-containing protein, with product MLHYYVLFDNHTDAMEMYRAIKATSHYAQISPTPRELSVCCGVSLLVKEEDVPFIKELAEEQQLRYISINGLDNEFNSSRHRYG from the coding sequence TATGTTTTGTTCGATAATCACACGGATGCCATGGAGATGTATCGTGCTATAAAAGCAACTTCACATTACGCCCAGATTAGCCCGACTCCGCGTGAATTAAGCGTTTGCTGCGGTGTGTCGCTACTGGTCAAGGAAGAAGATGTGCCTTTTATAAAGGAGCTTGCCGAAGAGCAGCAGCTAAGATACATATCTATAAACGGACTAGATAACGAATTCAACAGTAGCAGGCATAGATATGGGTAG